CTTGTGTCCGCAACtagaaagagaaaagtctGTCGTATCAAATTAGATATtgacaaaaatgtcaaaatatatgaagaaGTGTGAGGGGAAACCGTTGATTGAACGTAAGACATTTGAAAAATGGATATGTAGTAGTTTCTAGATTTGCTTACAAGGAATGTTGAGTTGTATCATTTTCTCTAACGCAATAGCTAACGTGcacgacttttttttttttatgtaaactTCAAACAAACCACGATCAACGCGTTTACTATTTATTGCATGGAAACTATAGCAAGTGTGACAACTCATATCAATTTGTGATGAATTGATTAACTACGTAGGTAGTATAATATTTGTAAGTTGGTTATTCACGTAAGAAATATTGTATTTTACTCTTATCCAGATTATTTAAGAACTCGTTTTTCAATATAATGTTTGACATTTTATACTCGagttaataaacaaattagcTTTACATTGACAAAATTCTgttgtatattatttataattaatctTGACTATGggtaattaaataatatttttttggaaaaaaatacattggATTTTCTCAAATGATCACACTTctattaaaaccaaaatagtaCGTATACGCTCTAGACGATTCTAAATAGATGATTAATTTGGCTCGATTcattaattcaaaaaataataatatttagtgttttaaattagaattaaaatattaaataattatcgGATATTTCagtgttttaaattattgaggatgatttttgtttagtaatgACGTCAGATTGTCTAAGGAATAGTTTGGgaaaaaaatctgaatcaAATATGACTAACAAATGGTTATTGGTTATTGAACTGGACCATAACAAaaagacacacacacaaaaaaaaaaactttttttatctGGTTTGCTCCATGGATAAGAATATAGTAGCTAGGATATCCTGATCTTTAGATAACGGTAGAACATGTGGCAtgtgtttattgtttatttttattttattttgagaacaaaatagttacattgtttggttatatataaaaaaaaaacagaccaaaaagacaaaaccaaagcttaaacaaaaaaagaaaagaaaaacttaattaGACCGGTTAACACTAAACTGGTTTATGTAAAACGGATTCATAAATGTATCTAGACATTCACTTACATAAAATTCATCACAAAATTTCACCCAATTACGGTTTTGATTCGGTATAGGGACCACCTTCAAAATTACCCAATAAATAAAGAGTGGATAACAACTAgcataaaataatcaaagcaTCCACTAAGACACAAAACACAATTTcataaagatgatgatgaatcacataactttaaataaatattctttcaaaaaggcaaaacttttaaataaatatcattCGCCTGTCggccaagaaaaaaaaaaagtaaacaaaaataaatatcatacgtattgacaacaaaaaattcataCGCCAGTCCAATTACAAATTacacaatatttaaaaatttaaataaggaaaacagaagaagatacaatttcaaattaaaaaacaaaatacgtgtatataaaattgaataaaaccCCAACAGAAACGtgacacaaaagaaaagattggGGAAGCTGACCTCTGCCTTTCCTCCTCCATTAATCAAGGAATATAAATCAGCTTTAAACTCAGTCCTCTTATGGAAGACAAAAAAGCAAATATTTATTCGTAAATATAACTTCAGAACCCTTTCAACAAaactctctctgttctttctcCGTGGAGAAGTTAAAGATGACGATGTCGGAGAACTCAAGAAACTTGGAAGCTGGTTTGCTACTGAGGAAGAACCAAAACGACATCAACGAATGTCGTATCACTGCTGTTGTACTTTTCAGTACTTTCGTTTCTGTTTGTGGCTCTTTCTGCTTCGGTTGTGCGGTTAGTCATCAAATCactcatcttttttttaaaacaatttctctgtttgttttgCTCTGTGATTTGAAAGTTTGGGGTTGGATTTTACAGGCAGGTTATTCATCAGTTGCTCAAACAGGGATCATAAATGATTTAGGTCTCTCTGTTGCACAAGTAAGAAGCAaccctctctcttttcttgaatctttacTCAAAAAGTGCTAGTTTTGCTtaaattactctgtttttttgtttttgtttactacTTCAGTACTCCATGTTTGGTTCAATCATGACTTTTGGAGGAATGATTGGTGCCATCTTCAGCGGGAAAGTTGCAGATCTCATGGGTCGAAAAGGGGTAAATTTCCTGACAATTTGaaattcatacaaacataTGTTTCAAGATCATGTACTGATGAATTTTTCTCTTAAACAGACTATGTGGTTTGCTCAAATTTTCTGCATCTTCGGTTGGGTTGCAGTAGCATTAGCAAAAGACTCCATGTGGCTTGATATTGGAAGACTATCCACAGGATTTGCAGTTGGTTTATTAAGCTATGTGGTAATaattcttttactttctttttttccatttattttgtgtattatatacttatttatttttactgaCTTTGTGTTAACTCTGTTGCCTTCAGATACCAGTTTACATTGCAGAAATAACACCAAAACATGTTCGAGGAGCGTTTGTATTTGCTAATCAGGTAAACTAAAGAATAATTAGAGAATAAATTCTTAtaaccataaaataaaaaagatatatattatactaatGTTCTTAAAATTTGTTCAAATGTCGTTACAGCTGATGCAGAGTTGTGGATTGTCTTTATTCTACGTCATTGGAAATTTTGTTCATTGGCGTAACTTGGCCTTAATCGGTAAGCTTCTTCctaatcctttttttctttctagcaGGTTAGTTATGAAATTTTCATCAAGAAGTGATTTAAGTTTATCGGTTTCTGTCTCTCAGGTCTCATTCCATGTGCGTTGCAAGTTGTGACTTTGTTCTTTATTCCAGAGTCCCCTAGACTACTGGTACGTTTAGccctttttaagttttgatcttttttaaaaaaagtgtGAAGTAAAACTCAATATGGTTTACAATGGTGTATAGGGAAAATGGGGACATGAAAAAGAATGTAGAGCTTCATTGCAAAGTCTTCGCGGAGATGATGCAGATATCTCTGAAGAAGCCAACACTATCAAAGTATTGCAACTTTTCACacatctctctgtttttaaattgtgttgttttcaataaaacatgACTAATGAACAAATCATTGGAAATGTCAACTATAGGAAACCATGATCTTGTTTGATGAAGGACCAAAATCGCGGGTTATGGATTTGTTTCAGAGAAGATATGCTCCATCTGTTGTTGTAAGTTTATTCTCAAACgttttgtgacaaaaaaagttgattttcTCTTGTACCGTTATACTTACTCTCTGAAGTTTGTGACATTTTGTTCAGATTGGTGTGGGACTAATGCTTCTACAACAACTCTCTGGAAGCTCAGGACTTATGTACTATGTCGGTAGCGTATTTGATAAAGGAGGTAAATAGATAAACAAACTCTGTTTCGCATGTTACGATAATTTACTGTCTTCATTTGGgagtaacaaatattttcttactaaTGGCAGGGTTTCCAAGCAGCATTGGCTCAATGATTCTTGCAGTGATCATGGTATGTCTTTGTACGTAGTTTCATTTATTCGTGAAAAATCTTGCCAAGAAGTACACTTATGCTCATGTGTTCTGCTTTTGTAGATACCAAAAGCTCTATTGGGTCTGATTTTGGTTGAGAAAATGGGACGAAGACCACTTCTATTGGTAAGATTTTGCTATCTGATCTTTTGGtcaaatatcaaatgaagCAACAAAATTTAGCATATATCTTTTAACAGATGAATGATCTTTATTTACAGGCCTCTACCGGTGGAATGTGCTTTTTCAGCTTGCTCCTCAGTTTTTCCTTCTGCTTTCGGGTAATTAACATTAACGATTCGCTTTCTAACCAAAGATAtatacaaactttttttgCTGCTGTTTATTGGAGATTCTTACCAGTTATACTAAaatttttctacttttgttcTTGGACAGTCATATGGCATGCTTGATGAGCTCACTCCGATTTTCACATGTATCGGTGTAGTGGTACGTTTAAAGTCATTTCTTAGACATAATAAACAAGCAACTTAAAGTATAGCTCTTGTATAACTTGATCTGAATTTGACATCATATTACAGGGTTTCATCTCTTCATTTGCCGTAGGCATGGGAGGCTTACCATGGATCATCATGTCTGAGGTAAACAAACATGAACATTAACATTAACTCCTCAAAAAccgacatatatatattttttccagctctaaaaaatgttacattttttattttgcagaTATTCCCAATGAATGTTAAAGTTTCTGCTGGGACTCTGGTTACCTTAGCCAACTGGTCCTTTGGTTGGATTGTTGCTTTCGCCTACAACTTCATGCTAGAGTGGAACGCATCAGGTATAAATACATActactatataatatactatAGAGTCATTAAactctcaaaaaaaaattagatctTTAATctgatttaatttttgaaatatattaatctGTTTCAGGAACgttcttgatcttctttacTATATGTGGTGCGGGTATAGTCTTTATTTATGCGATGGTACCCGAAACTAAAGGAAGAACATTGGAAGATATACAAGCTTCTCTTACAGATTTTCTACAATGAGATCAAGTTTGACTTGTTTAAagttattcattttttcttagatTACAATTGGGGGGAGgtttatagttttttgttgtaattgttACCTCATTTGATGTGCAATTGAGAAAGAGATCACTTGAACATAAGGTTTAGATATCTCTCTGTCTCAGTAAATTAGCCCAATGTATGTATAGTATAGTCCCAGTtttacacccaaaaaaaagaaatataaaattgaactTTAAGGTATTGGCTTTTTGCTTTCATTgtatatttaacattttttttttttacttttactagTTGCTAATGCTATTAATCAATCTACCAGTTCTCTGAAACCTGTAGACCCACAGTTTCTACTTTCGGACTTATTTGTTCTGTATGTGTTCCACATTTCCGGCCTCATTCCTAAAAGTTGAATTGATTTGTGAGATATTTCCTTTTCAAAAatcattgttcttttttatattttctcgATAGCATAGGGTTTTCAGATACGGATAGTGATAGGGCAACAAATAAAACTAGGTTAATTCTTATCCTCTCTAAAAGTTAGTAAAGAATAAAGAcaatttatttccttttaaGGTTCCGAAAATGAGGTTTTCTAATTCTCTCCCTAGACGTAATTAAGCTATCGCTGTGCCAACCAGATTTGTGGTAGGTTACGTGCATCTGTTGATCTATTTGCATACATCATAAAGATCAATCCTTTAATTGTTTAACCACCTTTCTGATATTTCAATTatcttgactttttttttctttgttcgtTAAAACTATTGAATTTTTAGTCATTTAGTAAATATATTGCAAGTGCTATCCATAAAGATGTTCTTTAAATCTGATTGCGAACTAAAATATCTTAGTTGACAACTTGCACGTATCAGACATGATTTGTGGAATCACTTTAGTATTTTTCATTAATCAGAAAGGAACAAAGAGATCATGTGGAAATGCTCTCATGATTTacgttttctcttttttttttttttttttttccttacttTCGTCGATTTacttctattttaaaattggaaaGTGATTCTAGAAATCGCTAATCGACTACACAATGTCGGACGGTCCTAATCGTTGATTGGTCTATGCTTCTTTTCATATGTAAATATTTCGTGGATGATAAAAATAAGGGATTAAGTAAAAACCTTAACtccattattttatttttcttacattccACTATGTTACTTACGTTCCATTTTTAGGAGAAGTTTGAAGAATAACCCAAGTTAAATGCGATTTCATACGAACTAACAAAACTAGTTCATTGAGATAAAATTCAATTGATGatgaaaatcaaactaaaaaaaacgaAGCTAAGACTGAAGCATAAAAGAGGGTTTTTCaatgtaaatataattatttttgtttgtaattgtCTACAATATGAactatacaaattttaattagagtaagtgaaaaataaataaattagagTAAGTGATACATCAAGGATATTAAGTTATTAACacgatgacaaaaaaaaaaaaaaaaaagttatttacaCAAACCATTGATTAGGTATTCAATGATGGGCCTATAAATGTTGGGGCTGGGAAGTCCAAATCTTTTTAGACGTTGGTAAGAAAATGAGGCAAACCCGAACTTTGATTTTGGGatatgaaattgttttatattcttGCAGAGTTGTGACAGAAAGGTCCAAAACAAACTTTGTTCAATGACTTGATTTCTATTGGGCCGGCAATGTTTTCAATACTCAAGAGCCttttaatattcttaaaatagtttttttttttttttttctattttgcaAACGGCAGATgacattttgtaattttcgtatttgtttctcaaaattttgtatggACCTAGTTAAAtcttgaaaaataatataacataatcaaagttattatttttcacATACAAGATACATGTAAAGTATAACCACTAAAAGCAATAGGTTTTGACTTCATATAAATGAGTGAAATAGCTAGAAGGAACCGCATGTAAACGGACTGAGTCTGTACAAACCATGCTTCAGATTTCATCCAGTAATTAAATCCTTACATCAGGAAATCAATCAGAAGAAACATTTAGGTATCTCATGATTTGCTTAACTTTCTTAGATTAATGTTTCTGCCCTTAGTAGCAATAAAGTAATCTAGGACAAAAAGGTGTGGGtctcatttttctcttttacagACAAGTGATGAAAAAGACATGTATAATCTTTCATGCCGCTATACCATGAACCTTCCGTTCGACTTCTTCACTCTACTGTTTATTGCATTTCTGACCAGTAGAACAGATAATCCATGTATAGAACAGTTTTGCAAATATAAATTACTGGTTAGATATATATACGTATAGTCAAATATGGCGGGATATTAATCACTTTAATATTCATTTAGATACTAATAAATGGATCAACTTCATAGGTGTGGATCCTTGGATGCACATGCATGGAGAATAgtcaaattcaaatatatcaATTCAGAAAAACGAAGGGTGGTCGACCAAGAGCGACTTTTCAAACCATCAAATAATTGATAAGGAcgataaattttatttctttcaagttaatataatacatatataaataaacatatcaatttatatttgGCTCGAAAAtagtcatatttaattttaaataaaataattgaagatAACAactatacacacatatattcGTAAACGTAAAAGCAAAGATGATTACTATCTAATTTATCTATGATAAAAAATCAGATCCATAATCAAGTTGACTGTGCATGGGTGACTGGATCTAAATTTCTAAACAAGACAAACCtaagattaaaataaagaCGTTTTGATTATTGAGCcgttttatcatatatatatacgcgGGACGACCTATTCTAAATctctaataatatttaataaaatgcTACTTGTGTTTCTACACAAAATAATAAGCGAACACAGTTTGATTTGCCCAAGCGTCCAAGACCACGACCAAGTCCACtgaatattaaaaattgagcgaaaaacaagatttagaaaagtttttatgattttgttcaaaaaaacaaaaaaaatatgacgtgtaaattataaaatatcaaagtGTCCAGAGACCAGTTGACAAAAACATCCAATCCTCAAGTTGCATAAGTTCGAGCTGCTCAGAAACTTCGAAGTTCCTCACAACTCTTCTTTACCCACTTTTCTTATATCTGCTttccaaaacagagaaaccccaagaaaagaaaaagaaaaaagaaaagagaagaaagaagcagGAGGAGACTTTTTGGAATGGAGAGACAAAAGAGCATGGAAAAAGGGTTACTCAGGAAGAGCTTAAGCATACGTGAGAGAAAGTTCCCTAACGAAGACGCTTTCTTAGAATCCGGTTTATCGAGGAAGTCTCCGCGAGAGGTCAAGAAACCTCAAAACGACGATGGTGAATGTCGTGTTACCGCCTCTGTTTTCCTCAGCACCTTTGTTGCCGTATCAGGCTCCTTCTGTACCGGTTGTGGCgtgagtcttcttcttttcttgattcaaTCTCGGTTCATACCAACCGATTTTCAATATCTTCCGAGTTTCGGTTTGACTCTGAATTTGAAGGTGAATTTACTGAACCGGCTTAATTTCTCGGTTTTGTAGGTTGGTTTTTCATCGGGTGCACAAGCAGGGATTACCAAAGATTTATCTCTCTCCGTTGCAGAAGTATGTAATCAATAATCTTTAGTTACTTCAACATGTAATTACTTCTATATTGACcgtatttaattgattttacaGTACTCAATGTTCGGGTCGATCTTGACATTAGGAGGCTTGATCGGTGCAGTATTCAGCGGTAAAGTCGCTGATGTCTTGGGAAGAAAACGGGTAAGAAGATTAATACAAGTTTcggtttatgatttttgtgaACCAAACCCAAATGCTGTCTCATGGTTTGGTTTGACTCGAACCGGTTTTTACTTTAACCATTTTTCCCACTTTTTCTGAAACAGACGATGTTGTTTTGCGAATTCTTCTGTATCACAGGCTGGCTTTGTGTAGCATTGGCTCAGGTTTTTTGTCTAAACTACTTGTCGTTTGTCCTTTTGCTGACTTGtcacaatttatttatattatccttttattaatttctgtgttttcttaaaaaaatatttttattttaatattttgaagaaTGCAATGTGGCTGGACTGTGGAAGATTGTTACTTGGAATCGGCGTTGGTATATTTAGCTACGTGGTAATTCCTCTTTTTCCAAATTCATTCTCATCACACAAATTTCTGTACTAAAATAAGAGAATTACTGATAAAAAGTTGTGTTTCATGTAGATTCCGGTGTATATAGCCGAAATTGCACCTAAACATGTCCGAGGATCGTTTGTGTTCGCCAATCAGGTACGtaaatttctatttaatttactttactgttatttttaaaacacatgTATTAAATTTTCGTTATATAacatgcttttttttttgttaaaatgtgaACAGTTGATGCAAAATTGCGGAAtttcactcttcttcatcattggCAATTTTATTCCATGGAGACTACTAACAGTAGTCGGTATGATTCTGTTTAGAGATtgtaatctaaaatatatttttttaaatgatagaTGTAATGTAATTCGAACCGGTCAATTTAACATGATGTTTGTATGTTTGCAGGATTGGTGCCATGTGTGTTCCAcgtcttttgtttatttttcatccCCGAATCTCCAAGATGGCTggtaagtttttatttatttaaatatttgcaAATATAGTATTGGTTTCTATGATTATAACCAATCAAAAGCCggtaaatattttgaaacttggTTCAAGcatttgtaaatatttgttGGTGCTTCTTCATATATACTGTTATATATGACAGGCGAAGTTAGGTCGTGATAAAGAATGCCGATCTTCGTTGCAACGCCTTAGGGGATCTGACGTCGATATTTCTCGTGAAGCAAACACAATTAGAGTATGCAAAATTTAGTgttcattttaatatattctaTCTATTATTTACTAATGTTGggttttcaatatttattgtttttttttttgaaaaaattgatttctttttttttcaggatACCATTGACATGACAGAAAACGGTGGTGAAACTAAGATGTCTGAATTGTTTCAGAGACGATACGCATATCCGTTAATTGTAAGTATTTTGAACTAATGCAAACAATTATATTGAATAGCGGTTgtgttaaaacaaatatgattgtTCAATTGCTTTCGAATTAGTttttaaacatgaaaacattttaaataattcttacatatatatttgtattcaGATCGGAGttggtttaatgtttttgCAACAATTGTGTGGGAGCTCCGGTGTTACCTATTATGCTAGTAGCCTCTTCAACAAAGGAGGtattttaattgataataTGAATATTTCATCTTTCAGTTCAatccaataaatattttgagttcaatccatttaaaaaatttaacttataattttttattttcaggaTTTCCAAGTGCTATTGGCACATCCGTAATAGCCACAATTATggtaaattttcaataataagaagaaaaatatactttaaattCACTAAAGAAATTCCaatatgaaaattgaaaaaaattatttgactATGTTTAGGTTCCAAAAGCAATGCTGGCAACAGTCCTAGTCGATAAAATGGGGAGGAGAACGCTCCTAATGGttagattataatatttttattcaatcaaTTGTATTATTAGTTATGACTTTCTTCATGAGACTAAAGACAagctaatttttatataaatttaaacagGCTTCTTGTTCTGCAATGGGTTTGAGTGCTTTGCTCTTAAGTGTTTCTTACGGTTTCCAGGTAATTTTAATTCTACATATACACATGCGTACGTATATTGAAACAGGATTTAATGTGAATAAAATTTCTTAACAACATTgttaatataaatatgtacCTTTTTCTAGCTAATTAtctcttcaaaattttgttaaatgttatGCAGTCGTTTGGCATTCTTCCAGAACTCACTCCCATCTTCACTTGCATCGGCGTCTTGGGTCACATTGTGTCATTTGCCATGGGAATGGGAGGACTACCATGGATTATAATGGCTGAGGTATACCAACATTaatatttcatgtttttattaaGATATTTGTCTAAGAAATGTTACTAACGATGTGTGAACTATATATGACCAAAATTTATAGCATAGTGGGGTTAGTTAGACCCAAGTTTCAACCAGAAATGTGAATTTGGAGCTATATACAAAAACAGCAACAACAgaatctaataaaattttattttgcttgcAGATATTTCCGATGAATGTGAAAGTGTCAGCTGGGACCTTAGTTACTGTAACCAATTGGTTATTTGGTTGGATTATCACATACACTTTCAATTTTATGCTAGAATGGAATGCATCAGGTAAATACCTAGAATATAAACATGTTATTATAATTCTCATTATTACTATTATGATTCTGTTATTGGATAATTGATTGTGTtatattgtttactttttaaaggAATGTTCCTCATCTTCTCAATGGTCTCCGCCAGTTCGATCGtatttatatactttttggtACCTGAGACAAAAGGCCGATCACTTGAAGAAATACAAGCACTGCTCAACAACTCTGTGCaataatatcatttttctttttctttttgggtaaatgatcatatatataagtcgATTGTTGTTATTTGGTGTGAGTTTGAATGTGATCCGTGTGCGTATCAAATTTTGGATGGGAAATTTGAAACagtaaaaatttgtatattccTCGTTTGGGAAAAATGTATGTTTTGGTTAGTTATATGCaaaaatgttgttgaagaagtttatacataaaaagttaaatacaaaaagatgGTAAGAAAACAATTGCAATTTCATGTTTAGAGGACTCTCCTATAGTTTAAGG
This sequence is a window from Arabidopsis thaliana chromosome 1 sequence. Protein-coding genes within it:
- the ESL1 gene encoding ERD (early response to dehydration) six-like 1 (ERD (early response to dehydration) six-like 1 (ESL1); CONTAINS InterPro DOMAIN/s: Sugar transporter, conserved site (InterPro:IPR005829), Major facilitator superfamily (InterPro:IPR020846), General substrate transporter (InterPro:IPR005828), Sugar/inositol transporter (InterPro:IPR003663), Major facilitator superfamily, general substrate transporter (InterPro:IPR016196); BEST Arabidopsis thaliana protein match is: Major facilitator superfamily protein (TAIR:AT1G08930.2); Has 22673 Blast hits to 22189 proteins in 1824 species: Archae - 355; Bacteria - 8744; Metazoa - 4150; Fungi - 6023; Plants - 2283; Viruses - 0; Other Eukaryotes - 1118 (source: NCBI BLink).); this translates as MTMSENSRNLEAGLLLRKNQNDINECRITAVVLFSTFVSVCGSFCFGCAAGYSSVAQTGIINDLGLSVAQYSMFGSIMTFGGMIGAIFSGKVADLMGRKGTMWFAQIFCIFGWVAVALAKDSMWLDIGRLSTGFAVGLLSYVIPVYIAEITPKHVRGAFVFANQLMQSCGLSLFYVIGNFVHWRNLALIGLIPCALQVVTLFFIPESPRLLGKWGHEKECRASLQSLRGDDADISEEANTIKETMILFDEGPKSRVMDLFQRRYAPSVVIGVGLMLLQQLSGSSGLMYYVGSVFDKGGFPSSIGSMILAVIMIPKALLGLILVEKMGRRPLLLMNDLYLQASTGGMCFFSLLLSFSFCFRSYGMLDELTPIFTCIGVVGFISSFAVGMGGLPWIIMSEIFPMNVKVSAGTLVTLANWSFGWIVAFAYNFMLEWNASGTFLIFFTICGAGIVFIYAMVPETKGRTLEDIQASLTDFLQ
- the ESL1 gene encoding ERD (early response to dehydration) six-like 1 (ERD (early response to dehydration) six-like 1 (ESL1); CONTAINS InterPro DOMAIN/s: Sugar transporter, conserved site (InterPro:IPR005829), Major facilitator superfamily (InterPro:IPR020846), General substrate transporter (InterPro:IPR005828), Sugar/inositol transporter (InterPro:IPR003663), Major facilitator superfamily, general substrate transporter (InterPro:IPR016196); BEST Arabidopsis thaliana protein match is: Major facilitator superfamily protein (TAIR:AT1G08930.2); Has 23660 Blast hits to 23155 proteins in 1879 species: Archae - 378; Bacteria - 9422; Metazoa - 4252; Fungi - 6142; Plants - 2335; Viruses - 0; Other Eukaryotes - 1131 (source: NCBI BLink).), producing MTMSENSRNLEAGLLLRKNQNDINECRITAVVLFSTFVSVCGSFCFGCAAGYSSVAQTGIINDLGLSVAQYSMFGSIMTFGGMIGAIFSGKVADLMGRKGTMWFAQIFCIFGWVAVALAKDSMWLDIGRLSTGFAVGLLSYVIPVYIAEITPKHVRGAFVFANQLMQSCGLSLFYVIGNFVHWRNLALIGLIPCALQVVTLFFIPESPRLLGKWGHEKECRASLQSLRGDDADISEEANTIKETMILFDEGPKSRVMDLFQRRYAPSVVIGVGLMLLQQLSGSSGLMYYVGSVFDKGGFPSSIGSMILAVIMIPKALLGLILVEKMGRRPLLLASTGGMCFFSLLLSFSFCFRSYGMLDELTPIFTCIGVVGFISSFAVGMGGLPWIIMSEIFPMNVKVSAGTLVTLANWSFGWIVAFAYNFMLEWNASGTFLIFFTICGAGIVFIYAMVPETKGRTLEDIQASLTDFLQ
- the ESL1 gene encoding ERD (early response to dehydration) six-like 1 (ERD (early response to dehydration) six-like 1 (ESL1); CONTAINS InterPro DOMAIN/s: Sugar transporter, conserved site (InterPro:IPR005829), Major facilitator superfamily (InterPro:IPR020846), General substrate transporter (InterPro:IPR005828), Sugar/inositol transporter (InterPro:IPR003663), Major facilitator superfamily, general substrate transporter (InterPro:IPR016196); BEST Arabidopsis thaliana protein match is: Major facilitator superfamily protein (TAIR:AT1G08930.2); Has 35333 Blast hits to 34131 proteins in 2444 species: Archae - 798; Bacteria - 22429; Metazoa - 974; Fungi - 991; Plants - 531; Viruses - 0; Other Eukaryotes - 9610 (source: NCBI BLink).), which translates into the protein MTMSENSRNLEAGLLLRKNQNDINECRITAVVLFSTFVSVCGSFCFGCAAGYSSVAQTGIINDLGLSVAQYSMFGSIMTFGGMIGAIFSGKVADLMGRKGTMWFAQIFCIFGWVAVALAKDSMWLDIGRLSTGFAVGLLSYVIPVYIAEITPKHVRGAFVFANQLMQSCGLSLFYVIGNFVHWRNLALIGLIPCALQVVTLFFIPESPRLLGKWGHEKECRASLQSLRGDDADISEEANTIKETMILFDEGPKSRVMDLFQRRYAPSVVIGVGLMLLQQLSGSSGLMYYVGSVFDKGGFPSSIGSMILAVIMIPKALLGLILVEKMGRRPLLLASTGGMCFFSLLLSFSFCFRSYGMLDELTPIFTCIGVVGFISSFAVGMGGLPWIIMSEIFPMNVKVSAGTLVTLANWSFGWIVAFAYNFMLEWNASGINTYYYIIYYRVIKLSKKN